The following coding sequences lie in one Oncorhynchus nerka isolate Pitt River linkage group LG14, Oner_Uvic_2.0, whole genome shotgun sequence genomic window:
- the LOC115141559 gene encoding echinoderm microtubule-associated protein-like 1 isoform X3, with translation MKRSPSKECAVNAEDGYVRMFLRGRPVTMHMPDQKRDSYSLDHKGAVPEHKLKLQWVYGYRGRDCRSNLYLLPTGEIVYFNASVVVLYNVEEQQQRHYLGHNDDVKCLGIHPDMVTIATGQVAGTSKDGKLLPPHVRVWDSVSLNTLHVIGMGVFDRAVTCVAFSKSNGGAHLCAVDDANDHILSVWNWQKEKQLADVKCSNDSVLAAAFHPMDANLIVTCGKSHLNLWTMDGNTLTKRQGLFEKNEKPKYVLCVAFAENGDTITGDSSGNIFVWAKGGNRISQVVARAHEGGIFSLCVLKDGTLVSGGGKDRRMVLWDHDYNKQSEMEVPEAFGPVRAVTEGKQGELLVGTTKNTVLTGSFPETLNPIVQGHTDELWGLDIHPSMEQFVTCGQDKQVHLWDTNSHQPLWSKTIEDPGRCAGFHPSGAVLAVGTMTGRWLVLDADTRDLVFMHTDGNEIISNIKYSPDGNFLAVGSHDNFVYIYAVMENGKKYSRVGKCTGHSSFVTHLDWSVDSQYIVTNSGDYEILFWEASSGKHVTSMDLVRNVEWATSTCVLGFSVFGVWPDGADGTDINAVCRSHDSSLLASADDFGKVHLFSNPCSQPRAPSHTYGGHSSHVTNVAFLHDDSHLISTGGKDTSILQWVVA, from the exons ATGAAGAGATCACCCAG CAAAGAATGTGCTGTCAATGCAG AGGATGGCTATGTGAGGATGTTCCTGAGGGGTCGGCCAGTCACCATGCACATGCCTGACCAGAAGAGGGACAGCTACAGCCTGGACCACAAGGGGGCGGTGCCTGAGCACAAGCTCAAACTGCAGTGGGT GTATGGGTACAGGGGCAGAGACTGCCGCTCCAACCTCTACCTGCTCCCCACAGGGGAGATAGTCTACTTCAATGCCTCCGTGGTGGTGCTCTACAATGTGGAGGAACAGCAGCAGAGACATTACCTGGGCCACAACGACGATGTCAAATG CTTAGGCATCCATCCAGACATGGTCACCATAGCCACTGGACAAGTCGCTGGAACCTCCAAAGATGGCAAG ctgttgCCTCCTCATGTGCGTGTGTGGGATTCGGTCAGTCTCAATACCCTGCATGTCATTGGGATGGGCGTGTTTGACCGGGCGGTCACCTGTGTGGCCTTCTCCAAGTCG AATGGTGGTGCTCATCTCTGTGCCGTCGATGACGCCAATGACCACATCCTGTCTGTGTGGAACTGGCAGAAGGAGAAGCAGCTGGCGGATGTGAAG TGCTCCAATGACTCAGTGCTGGCCGCAGCCTTCCACCCCATGGATGCCAACCTGATCGTCACCTGTGGGAAGTCCCACTTGAACCTCTGGACCATGGACGGGAACACTCTCACCAAGCGCCAGGGGCTGTTTGAG AAAAACGAGAAGCCCAAGTACGTGCTATGTGTGGCCTTTGCTGAGAACGGAGACACCATCACAGGAGACTCCAGTGGGAACATCTTCGTCTGGGCCAAAG GTGGGAACCGGATCAGCCAGGTGGTGGCGAGGGCCCATGAGGGCGGGATCTTTTCCTTGTGTGTGCTGAAGGATGGTACACTGGTGTCCGGTGGAGGGAAGGACCGCAGGATGGTGCTCTGGGACCACGACTATAACAAGCAGAGTGAgatggag gtgcctGAGGCGTTTGGGCCAGTGAGAGCCGTGACTGAGGGGAAGCAGGGGGAGCTGTTAGTGGGGACCACCAAGAACACCGTCCTTACAGGCTCTTTCCCTGAAACACTCAACCCTATAGTACAG GGTCACACAGATGAGCTGTGGGGTCTGGACATCCATCCTTCCATGGAGCAGTTTGTGACTTGTGGCCAGGACAAGCAGGTCCACCTATGGGACACCAACTCCCATCAGCCTCTCTGGAGCAAGACCATCGAG GACCCAGGGCGTTGTGCAGGGTTCCACCCCAGTGGAGCTGTGCTGGCAGTGGGGACCATGACAGGAAG gtggTTGGTGCTGGACGCTGACACCCGAGACCTGGTGTTCATGCACACTGATGGCAACGAGATCATCTCTAATATCAAGTACTCCCCAG ACGGCAACTTCCTAGCCGTAGGTTCCCATGACAACTTTGTTTACATCTATGCCGTGATGGAGAATGGCAAGAAGTACAGCCGCGTGGGGAAATGCACT GGTCACTCCAGTTTTGTCACCCATCTGGATTGGTCCGTCGACAGCCAATACATCGTAACCAACTCAGGAGACTACGAGATCCTATTCT GGGAAGCTTCAAGCGGCAAACATGTGACGAGCATGGACCTAGTTCGTAATGTGGAGTGGGCAACCTCCACTTGTGTTCTAGGCTTCAGCGTCTTTG GCGTTTGGCCTGACGGTGCTGACGGCACGGACATCAACGCCGTGTGCAGGTCACATGACTCCTCCCTGCTGGCCTCTGCTGACGACTTTGGCAAAGTGCACTTGTTCTCCAACCCCTGCTCCCAGCCAAGG GCCCCAAGCCATACCTATGGTGGCCACAGCAGCCATGTGACCAACGTTGCCTTTCTCCACGACGACAGTCACCTGATCTCCACCGGAGGGAAGGACACCAGCATCCTCCAGTGGGTGGTCGCCTAG